One part of the Streptomyces ferrugineus genome encodes these proteins:
- a CDS encoding SRPBCC family protein, with product MAVLNVHERVLPAPQKSVGALIDRLGGADDRLWPPDWPPVRFDGPLAVGVSGGHGPVRYVVSHYVPGHWVRFRFNGPRGFDGFHEFSVEPLDQEHTVLRNTLVLRPHGVRWLGWLLFFRPMHDAAFRHSLDCAERALTGRVARPAKWGWYVRLLRAGTARLVPRLAGRPGSGIAAPGP from the coding sequence ATCGCTGTGCTGAACGTCCACGAACGTGTCCTGCCCGCACCCCAGAAGTCCGTCGGCGCCCTCATCGACCGTCTGGGCGGCGCGGACGACCGGCTCTGGCCGCCCGACTGGCCGCCGGTGCGCTTCGACGGGCCGCTGGCCGTGGGGGTGTCCGGCGGGCACGGCCCGGTGCGCTATGTGGTGAGCCACTACGTGCCGGGCCACTGGGTGCGCTTCCGGTTCAACGGACCGCGCGGCTTCGACGGATTCCACGAGTTCAGCGTCGAACCGCTGGACCAGGAGCACACCGTCCTGCGCAACACCCTCGTCCTGCGCCCGCACGGGGTGCGCTGGCTGGGCTGGCTGCTGTTCTTCCGGCCCATGCACGACGCGGCCTTCCGGCACAGCCTGGACTGCGCCGAGCGCGCGCTGACCGGGCGGGTCGCGCGTCCGGCGAAGTGGGGTTGGTACGTCAGGCTGTTGCGCGCCGGGACCGCCCGCCTGGTGCCCCGACTGGCCGGCCGGCCCGGGTCAGGGATCGCCGCGCCGGGGCCGTAA
- a CDS encoding sensor histidine kinase, whose protein sequence is MVRLLRPFGRAVTYTRWLHLIIAVVGPSMLIFVREEWWIWVVAGAVLVPAGLVPAMRTVEGLQARLLLTGHRHDQGSTGIVVAPSASWGDRGRLVVWLEARLLLGYVTVTASAQLVFATVELVAAPFGGDFEEGGLSLLGGHRWWHVLLVPMSLAALGAVVVISGRLITALALRLLGPSPAERLAALEERTEQLLERTRIARELHDSIGHALTVAVVQAGAARAAGDPAFTERALDAIEETGRAALEDLERVLGVLRESERPVSSRPTLTDADRLLESARASGAKVDAELTGALDTVPGPVSREGYRILQESLTNVLRHAGSVPTRVRISVADGTLTLEIRNPLTAGIPGPGRGSGLRGIRERAALLGGHARTGHDRGDWQVHVELPTS, encoded by the coding sequence ATGGTCCGCTTGCTGCGCCCGTTCGGCCGGGCGGTGACGTACACACGATGGCTGCACCTGATCATCGCCGTCGTGGGGCCGTCCATGCTCATCTTCGTCCGGGAGGAGTGGTGGATCTGGGTGGTGGCGGGCGCGGTGCTCGTCCCCGCCGGGCTGGTGCCCGCGATGCGGACCGTGGAGGGGCTCCAGGCGAGGCTGCTGCTGACCGGTCACCGCCACGACCAGGGGAGCACCGGCATCGTCGTCGCGCCGTCCGCTTCCTGGGGCGACCGGGGGCGGCTGGTCGTATGGCTGGAGGCGCGGCTGCTGCTGGGCTACGTGACGGTGACGGCGAGCGCCCAACTGGTCTTCGCCACGGTGGAGTTGGTCGCCGCGCCGTTCGGTGGTGACTTCGAGGAGGGCGGACTGTCCCTCCTCGGCGGCCACCGCTGGTGGCACGTGCTGCTCGTGCCGATGTCGCTGGCCGCCCTGGGGGCGGTCGTGGTGATCTCGGGCCGTCTCATCACCGCACTCGCCCTGCGTCTCCTCGGCCCCTCCCCCGCGGAGCGCCTCGCCGCCCTGGAGGAGCGCACCGAGCAGCTCCTGGAGCGCACCCGCATCGCCCGCGAGCTCCATGACTCCATCGGCCACGCCCTGACCGTGGCCGTCGTCCAGGCGGGTGCGGCCCGCGCGGCCGGTGATCCGGCGTTCACCGAGCGGGCCCTGGACGCCATCGAGGAGACCGGTCGGGCCGCCCTGGAGGATCTGGAGCGCGTCCTCGGCGTCCTGCGCGAGTCCGAGCGCCCGGTCAGCAGCCGCCCGACGCTCACGGACGCGGACCGGCTGCTGGAGTCCGCGCGGGCGTCGGGTGCGAAGGTCGACGCCGAGCTGACGGGGGCGTTGGACACGGTGCCCGGCCCGGTCTCGCGGGAGGGCTACCGCATCCTCCAGGAGTCGCTGACCAATGTGCTGCGTCACGCGGGCTCCGTGCCGACCCGGGTCCGCATCTCCGTCGCGGACGGCACCCTCACCCTGGAGATCCGCAATCCGCTCACCGCCGGAATACCCGGGCCCGGCAGGGGCAGCGGCCTGCGCGGCATCCGCGAGCGCGCCGCCCTGCTGGGCGGACACGCGCGCACCGGTCACGACCGGGGTGACTGGCAGGTACATGTAGAACTGCCGACGAGTTGA
- a CDS encoding NAD(P)/FAD-dependent oxidoreductase, translating into MQDDQRVFDVAIVGGGIGGTMLAAILARHGVRVLLLEGSGHPRFAIGESTVPETTFGLRVLARRYDVPEIEHLATNGALRRHVSSNCGVKRNFSFVYHREGEPTRAEECTQYPTWGPPLGPDSHYLRQDVDAYMFHVAVSYGATAHTHTVVDDVKFDEDGVTLVTREKGTFQASYVVDAGGMRALLPERLGLRQEPPYRTRSRTVFTHMVNVRPFDTVAPPREQHGMPSPFSQGTLHHLFEGGWFWVIPFDNHSSSTSELCSVGVNLDLDRYPRPEGVTAQEEFWRHVRRFPSVARQFEGARAVRPYVSTDRTQFSSRTVVGDRWCLLPHASDFIDPLFSSGLAVTVMALNALGHRLIGAVREDDFDSARFAYLENWIKRMFRFYDDLVSCSYLSFDDFELWNAWNRVWTITTLYGTNAQNQAAVAFEKTRDPACFDALEKAPYRGLQGVDNPWVGQLFEQARDAVLAYGAGDLTREQTVERVYALLRESELCPAVWGTLDPEDRCPSGVFTLWPLMRILLWGKFRSPRHVRGMYFTGGARLVGKEAVQALTTDARRGGSLVRQTARDMWVNWNRDWARREIPARK; encoded by the coding sequence GTGCAAGACGACCAGCGTGTTTTCGATGTCGCCATCGTCGGGGGCGGCATCGGCGGGACGATGCTGGCGGCGATCCTCGCCCGCCACGGCGTGCGGGTGCTGCTTCTGGAGGGAAGCGGCCACCCCAGATTCGCCATCGGAGAGTCCACCGTCCCCGAGACCACCTTCGGCCTGCGGGTCCTGGCCCGCCGCTACGACGTCCCGGAGATCGAGCACCTGGCGACCAACGGGGCGCTGCGCCGCCATGTGTCGTCGAACTGCGGCGTCAAGCGCAACTTCAGCTTCGTCTACCACCGCGAGGGAGAGCCCACCCGCGCCGAGGAGTGCACCCAGTACCCCACCTGGGGGCCGCCGCTGGGACCCGACTCGCACTATCTGCGGCAGGACGTCGACGCGTACATGTTCCATGTCGCCGTCTCCTACGGCGCCACCGCGCACACCCACACCGTCGTGGACGACGTGAAGTTCGACGAGGACGGGGTCACGCTCGTCACCCGGGAGAAGGGCACCTTCCAGGCGTCGTACGTCGTCGACGCCGGCGGTATGCGGGCGCTGCTGCCCGAGCGGCTGGGGCTGCGGCAGGAGCCGCCGTACCGCACGCGCTCGCGCACCGTCTTCACGCACATGGTGAACGTGCGCCCCTTCGACACCGTCGCGCCCCCGCGCGAACAGCACGGCATGCCCAGCCCGTTCAGCCAGGGCACGCTGCACCATCTCTTCGAGGGCGGCTGGTTCTGGGTCATCCCGTTCGACAACCACTCCTCGAGCACCAGCGAACTGTGCAGCGTCGGCGTCAATCTCGACCTGGACCGCTATCCGCGTCCCGAGGGGGTCACCGCTCAGGAGGAGTTCTGGCGCCATGTGCGGCGGTTCCCCAGTGTGGCCCGGCAGTTCGAGGGGGCTCGGGCGGTACGGCCGTATGTGTCGACCGACCGGACGCAGTTCTCCTCGCGGACCGTGGTCGGCGACCGGTGGTGCCTGCTGCCGCACGCCAGCGATTTCATCGACCCGCTGTTCTCCAGCGGGCTGGCGGTCACCGTGATGGCGCTCAACGCGCTCGGCCACCGGCTGATCGGCGCGGTGCGCGAGGACGATTTCGACTCCGCGCGGTTCGCGTATCTGGAGAACTGGATCAAGCGGATGTTCCGCTTCTACGACGACCTGGTGTCGTGCAGTTATCTGTCGTTCGACGACTTCGAGTTGTGGAACGCCTGGAACCGGGTGTGGACCATCACGACCCTCTACGGCACGAACGCGCAGAACCAGGCGGCCGTGGCATTCGAGAAGACGCGTGATCCGGCCTGTTTCGACGCGTTGGAGAAGGCTCCTTACCGGGGTCTTCAAGGGGTCGACAATCCCTGGGTGGGCCAGCTCTTCGAGCAGGCGCGGGACGCCGTACTGGCCTATGGCGCGGGGGATCTGACGAGGGAGCAGACCGTCGAGCGGGTCTACGCCCTGCTGCGGGAGAGCGAGTTGTGCCCGGCCGTGTGGGGCACGCTCGACCCCGAGGACCGCTGCCCGTCCGGGGTGTTCACCCTGTGGCCGCTGATGCGGATCCTGCTGTGGGGCAAGTTCCGCTCGCCCCGGCACGTCAGGGGCATGTACTTCACGGGGGGCGCGCGGCTCGTGGGCAAGGAGGCGGTGCAAGCCCTCACCACCGATGCGCGGCGCGGTGGCTCACTGGTGCGGCAGACCGCACGGGACATGTGGGTCAACTGGAACCGCGACTGGGCCCGGCGGGAGATTCCCGCCCGAAAATAG
- a CDS encoding response regulator: protein MPVTVLLVDDEPLVRAGLRAVLEAQPDIEVVGEAADGAAVIPLVRRLRPDVVAMDVRMPLLDGIEATRAVLRTVDDPPKIVVVTTFENDEYVYEALRAGADGFLLKRARPAEIVHAVRLVAEGESLLFPASVRQLAARYGDDGGNRAARAVLERARLTEREAEVLRLMARGLSNAEIAARLVVGTETVKSHVSAVLAKLGARDRTQAVITAYESGFVAPG from the coding sequence ATGCCGGTCACCGTTCTCCTCGTCGACGACGAACCCCTCGTACGCGCCGGTCTGCGGGCCGTGCTGGAGGCGCAGCCCGACATCGAGGTCGTCGGGGAGGCGGCCGACGGGGCGGCGGTGATACCGCTGGTGCGGCGGTTGCGGCCGGACGTGGTCGCCATGGACGTGCGGATGCCGCTGCTGGACGGGATCGAGGCCACGCGCGCGGTGCTGCGCACGGTCGACGATCCGCCGAAGATCGTCGTCGTCACGACCTTCGAGAACGACGAGTACGTGTACGAGGCGCTGCGGGCCGGCGCCGACGGCTTCCTGCTGAAGCGGGCGCGGCCGGCCGAGATCGTGCACGCGGTGCGACTGGTCGCCGAGGGCGAGTCGCTGCTGTTCCCCGCGTCGGTGCGGCAACTCGCCGCGCGGTACGGCGACGACGGCGGTAACCGTGCGGCGCGCGCGGTGCTGGAGCGCGCCCGGCTGACCGAGCGGGAGGCGGAGGTGCTGCGGCTGATGGCGCGCGGGCTGTCGAACGCGGAGATCGCCGCACGGCTGGTGGTCGGCACGGAGACGGTGAAGTCCCATGTGAGTGCGGTGCTGGCGAAGCTGGGGGCGCGTGATCGCACCCAGGCGGTGATCACGGCGTACGAGTCGGGGTTCGTGGCACCCGGGTGA
- a CDS encoding ROK family transcriptional regulator — protein sequence MGQLTGGDPSLLRRINSAVVLHALRATDAATLTEITRVTGLSRPTVEGVVEGLIEAGYVVEKPADESVVRRQGRPARRFRFRAEAGHLLGVEVGAHRVAALLADLDGRILGSIAKDVDETAPADERLERVRTAVAELLRRAGVARSSLRAVGVATPGIVEADGTVRLGAALPEWTGLRLGERLSRSFKCPVLVENDANAAAVAEHWKGSATESNDVVFVLAGLSPGAGSLIGGQLHRGFGGAAGEIGALHLLGREATPETLLSTTDEPLRPLDEHAVAEVFAQAREGDQGARAAVDRFIQRLVHDVAALVLALDPELVVVGGWAAGLDGVLEPLRRELARYCLRPPSVALSLLGEAAVATGALRLALDHVEEQLFAVEGTVTGRR from the coding sequence TTGGGGCAGCTGACCGGCGGGGATCCCTCGCTGCTGCGAAGGATCAACTCCGCGGTGGTGCTGCACGCGCTGCGTGCCACGGACGCCGCCACGCTGACGGAGATCACCCGCGTGACCGGACTGTCCCGGCCGACCGTCGAGGGCGTCGTCGAAGGGCTCATCGAGGCGGGGTACGTCGTCGAGAAACCGGCGGACGAGAGCGTCGTCCGGCGCCAGGGCCGGCCCGCGCGGCGCTTCCGGTTCCGGGCCGAGGCGGGTCATCTGCTGGGCGTGGAGGTCGGTGCGCATCGGGTCGCCGCGCTGCTCGCCGACCTGGACGGCCGGATCCTCGGCTCCATCGCCAAGGACGTCGACGAGACGGCTCCGGCCGACGAGCGGCTCGAGCGGGTGCGTACGGCGGTCGCGGAGCTGCTGCGCCGGGCCGGTGTCGCCCGTAGCTCACTGCGGGCCGTGGGTGTCGCGACGCCGGGCATCGTCGAGGCGGACGGCACCGTTCGCCTGGGTGCCGCGCTGCCCGAGTGGACGGGGCTGCGGCTGGGCGAGCGGCTGAGCCGGTCCTTCAAGTGCCCGGTGCTGGTGGAGAACGACGCCAACGCGGCGGCGGTCGCCGAGCACTGGAAGGGTTCCGCCACCGAGTCGAACGACGTGGTGTTCGTGCTGGCGGGGCTGAGCCCGGGCGCCGGTTCGCTGATCGGCGGGCAGTTGCACCGGGGTTTCGGCGGCGCGGCCGGCGAGATCGGCGCGCTGCATCTGCTGGGCCGCGAGGCGACCCCGGAGACCCTGCTGTCCACCACGGACGAGCCGCTGCGCCCGCTCGACGAGCACGCCGTCGCCGAGGTGTTCGCGCAGGCCCGGGAGGGCGACCAGGGGGCCCGCGCGGCCGTCGACCGCTTCATCCAGCGCCTCGTCCACGACGTGGCCGCGCTCGTCCTCGCCCTGGACCCCGAGCTGGTCGTCGTCGGCGGCTGGGCGGCCGGACTGGACGGCGTGCTGGAGCCGCTGCGGCGCGAACTGGCCCGCTACTGCCTGCGCCCGCCGAGCGTCGCCCTGTCCCTGCTCGGCGAGGCGGCCGTGGCGACGGGCGCGCTGCGGCTGGCCCTGGACCATGTGGAGGAGCAGCTGTTCGCGGTGGAGGGAACCGTCACGGGCCGGCGCTGA
- a CDS encoding RNA polymerase sigma-70 factor produces MTTETETDVFEEHRPVLLGVAYRMLGRVADAEDVVQEAWLRWSGADRSEVREPRAYLVRVTTRLAIDRLRQVKARGETYIGPWLPEPYVTDFGDTVQDTAERAVLADSVSLAVLVVLESLSPLERAVFVLREAFGYPYAEIAAMLERGEAAVRQLAGRARKHVDERRPRYEVDPVQRRDLTERFLAAAAGGDLEGLMSLLAPDVRLVGDSGGKAKAPLRVLETADKVGRFLVGAARKGDVPDVSFHFLEVNGGPALLIRSGDKPDSVFQLDVLDGRIQAVYIVRNPDKLRSLATV; encoded by the coding sequence GTGACCACCGAAACCGAGACCGATGTCTTCGAAGAGCACCGCCCCGTCCTGCTGGGGGTCGCGTACCGCATGCTCGGGCGCGTGGCCGACGCGGAGGACGTGGTGCAGGAGGCCTGGCTGCGCTGGTCCGGCGCGGACCGGTCGGAGGTCCGCGAACCGCGCGCCTACCTGGTGCGCGTCACCACCCGACTCGCCATCGACCGGCTGCGCCAGGTCAAGGCGCGGGGCGAGACGTACATCGGCCCCTGGCTGCCGGAGCCCTATGTCACCGACTTCGGCGACACCGTCCAGGACACCGCCGAGCGCGCCGTCCTCGCCGACTCCGTCTCGCTCGCCGTCCTCGTCGTCCTGGAGTCGCTGTCACCCCTGGAGCGGGCGGTGTTCGTCCTCAGGGAGGCCTTCGGCTACCCGTACGCCGAGATCGCCGCCATGCTGGAGCGCGGCGAGGCGGCGGTGCGGCAACTGGCCGGCCGGGCCCGCAAGCACGTCGACGAGCGGCGCCCGCGCTACGAGGTCGACCCCGTCCAGCGACGCGATCTCACCGAGCGCTTCCTGGCCGCGGCCGCCGGGGGCGACCTGGAGGGGCTCATGTCCCTGCTCGCCCCCGACGTCCGGCTCGTCGGCGACAGCGGCGGCAAGGCGAAGGCTCCGCTGCGGGTCCTGGAGACGGCCGACAAGGTGGGCCGCTTCCTCGTCGGCGCCGCACGCAAGGGCGACGTCCCCGACGTGTCCTTCCACTTCCTGGAGGTCAACGGCGGCCCCGCGCTGCTGATCCGCTCCGGCGACAAGCCCGACAGCGTCTTCCAGCTGGACGTCCTGGACGGACGGATCCAGGCCGTCTACATCGTCCGCAACCCCGACAAGCTGAGGTCGCTGGCCACGGTGTAG
- a CDS encoding cation:proton antiporter, with amino-acid sequence MKASTPELSEPAAAPAPRRVLLGYGAFVGIPVGATALILASVGYAGPSGQAPADSTTVPLYRILGALALVTACAAWAGALARKVGQPRVVGEIAIALLLGPSVLGALSPDAQRWLLPPEVFPFLTTLGQLGVTLFMFTVGRELSLSALRRDGLSASTLIGHSGIAIPFLTGVLVALALPDAYRPDGVGAVPFVLFMGLSLSVTAVPVLARLLSDEGRLTTRLGTLAMASASVADVTAWCLLALVLAIASGGSPAAVAVTVGWVVLFGLVVWRVLRPLLRRLLAPRRPDGPMAAARTASIVLVTVLLCALATEQIGVHALFGAVAAGLAMPRTQAVEQVAWRVEGLTNWMLLPSFFMAVGLSTRLGAVPGATGWLVCLAVLAAAAVAKFVGTVVPARLLRFSWRQSAQLGAMMNCRGLTELIILNTGLAAGLLSPALFAMLVVMALATTAMTGPLLRLMDD; translated from the coding sequence GTGAAGGCCAGTACGCCCGAGCTCTCCGAACCCGCAGCCGCCCCCGCCCCGCGCCGGGTACTCCTCGGCTACGGCGCGTTCGTCGGGATACCCGTCGGCGCCACGGCGCTGATCCTCGCCTCGGTCGGCTACGCGGGCCCCTCCGGGCAGGCACCCGCCGACTCCACGACCGTGCCCCTGTACCGGATCCTCGGCGCCCTGGCCCTGGTGACCGCCTGCGCCGCATGGGCCGGCGCCCTGGCCCGCAAGGTAGGACAGCCCCGTGTGGTGGGGGAGATCGCCATCGCCCTGCTGCTCGGCCCCTCCGTGCTGGGCGCGCTGTCGCCCGACGCCCAGCGATGGCTCCTCCCGCCCGAGGTGTTCCCGTTCCTCACCACGCTGGGCCAACTGGGCGTCACCCTCTTCATGTTCACCGTGGGACGCGAGCTGTCACTGAGCGCGCTGCGACGTGACGGACTGTCCGCATCGACACTTATCGGCCATTCCGGCATCGCCATCCCTTTTCTGACCGGTGTGCTGGTCGCCCTGGCCCTCCCGGACGCCTACCGGCCCGACGGTGTGGGCGCGGTGCCGTTCGTGCTCTTCATGGGGCTGAGCCTGAGCGTCACGGCCGTACCCGTGCTGGCCCGGCTGCTATCCGACGAGGGCCGGCTCACCACCCGGCTCGGCACCCTCGCGATGGCCTCGGCGAGCGTCGCCGACGTCACCGCCTGGTGCCTGCTGGCGCTGGTCCTGGCCATCGCGAGCGGCGGGTCGCCGGCGGCGGTGGCCGTCACCGTCGGCTGGGTCGTGCTCTTCGGCCTCGTCGTGTGGCGCGTGCTCCGCCCGCTGCTGCGGCGTCTGCTCGCACCGCGGCGCCCCGACGGCCCGATGGCCGCGGCCCGCACGGCGTCCATCGTCCTGGTGACCGTCCTGCTGTGCGCCCTGGCCACCGAACAGATCGGGGTGCACGCGCTGTTCGGGGCGGTGGCGGCCGGCCTCGCCATGCCGCGCACCCAGGCGGTGGAGCAGGTCGCCTGGCGCGTGGAGGGACTCACCAACTGGATGCTGCTGCCGTCGTTCTTCATGGCCGTGGGCCTCAGCACCCGTCTCGGCGCGGTGCCCGGGGCGACCGGCTGGCTCGTCTGCCTGGCCGTCCTGGCCGCCGCGGCGGTGGCGAAGTTCGTCGGCACGGTGGTGCCCGCGCGCCTGCTGCGCTTCTCGTGGCGGCAGTCGGCCCAGCTCGGCGCGATGATGAACTGCCGGGGCCTGACCGAACTGATCATCCTCAACACGGGACTCGCGGCCGGACTGCTCTCGCCCGCGCTGTTCGCCATGCTGGTGGTCATGGCGCTCGCCACCACCGCCATGACGGGGCCGCTGCTGCGGCTCATGGACGACTGA
- a CDS encoding esterase/lipase family protein, whose amino-acid sequence MSLPHPHIPGINTDDIATDLTEAPHRAAGLGQAAVAGVVATVDVEAGEDDWDLPLTEEHPRPVVLVHGTFGNRGYTWTEATPLLRRSGHRVFRLDYGRHLHPVLFGLGDIRTSARQLGEFVDEVLQRTGAEQVDLVGFSQGGMMPRYYLNALGGGPKVHNFVGIAPSNHGVTAQGLMNLARQIPGAKELVEQGAVGTVVPAWPQLQHDHPFQRELAELGETTEGVRHTVIATRYDDVVTPYTSCALAETEGRHVRNVLLQDLAPDDHTAHAAMPYNPTVLKVVLEALAE is encoded by the coding sequence GTGAGTCTCCCGCATCCTCACATCCCCGGCATCAACACGGACGACATCGCCACGGACCTCACCGAGGCACCGCACCGCGCGGCCGGCCTCGGACAGGCCGCCGTCGCCGGAGTCGTCGCCACCGTCGACGTGGAGGCGGGGGAGGACGACTGGGACCTGCCCCTGACCGAGGAACATCCACGCCCGGTGGTGCTGGTGCACGGCACCTTCGGCAACCGCGGCTACACCTGGACCGAGGCCACCCCGCTGCTGCGGCGCAGCGGCCACCGCGTCTTCCGCCTCGACTACGGCCGGCACCTGCACCCGGTGCTCTTCGGGCTCGGCGACATCAGGACGTCGGCCCGGCAACTCGGCGAGTTCGTCGACGAGGTCCTGCAGCGCACCGGCGCCGAGCAGGTGGACCTCGTCGGCTTCTCGCAGGGCGGCATGATGCCGCGCTACTACCTCAACGCCCTGGGCGGCGGCCCCAAGGTGCACAACTTCGTGGGCATCGCCCCCAGCAACCACGGTGTCACCGCCCAGGGCCTGATGAACCTCGCCCGTCAGATCCCGGGCGCCAAGGAACTGGTCGAGCAGGGCGCCGTGGGCACCGTCGTCCCGGCCTGGCCCCAGCTCCAGCACGACCACCCCTTCCAGCGCGAACTCGCCGAACTGGGCGAGACCACGGAGGGCGTCCGGCACACGGTCATCGCCACCCGCTACGACGACGTGGTCACCCCGTACACCTCGTGCGCGCTCGCCGAGACCGAGGGCCGCCACGTCAGGAACGTCCTCCTCCAGGACCTCGCCCCCGACGACCACACCGCGCACGCCGCCATGCCCTACAACCCGACCGTCCTCAAGGTGGTCCTCGAAGCGCTGGCCGAGTGA
- a CDS encoding alpha/beta fold hydrolase — translation MSATVSFKVPTPYGPQSMTVSYARVGTGEPLLLLHGIGHHRQVWDPVTPVLAAEREVIAVDLPGCGRSPALPDGLAHDLPTMSVVLAALCEALELERPHVAGNSLGGLLALDLGRANRARSVTALSPAGFWSPLERQYAFTVLTGMRRTAERMPLPLVEWLSRSAAGRAGLTSTIYARPGRRSPESVVAETVGLARAQGFFETLRSGREVRFTDDVPGIPVTVAWGSKDRLLVPRQGVRAKRIIPRARLVRLPGCGHVPMSDDPALVARVLLDGSR, via the coding sequence ATGTCCGCCACCGTCTCCTTCAAAGTCCCCACTCCGTACGGCCCGCAAAGCATGACGGTCTCCTACGCGCGCGTGGGCACCGGCGAACCGCTGCTCCTGCTGCACGGCATAGGCCACCACCGTCAGGTGTGGGACCCGGTCACACCCGTCCTGGCCGCCGAGCGCGAGGTGATCGCCGTGGATCTGCCCGGATGCGGCCGGTCCCCGGCGCTGCCGGACGGGCTGGCGCACGACCTGCCGACGATGAGCGTGGTGCTCGCCGCCCTGTGCGAGGCGCTGGAGCTGGAGCGGCCGCATGTGGCGGGCAACTCGCTGGGCGGGCTGCTGGCTCTGGATCTCGGCCGGGCGAACCGTGCGCGATCCGTCACCGCCCTGTCGCCGGCCGGGTTCTGGTCGCCGCTGGAGCGGCAGTACGCCTTCACCGTCCTGACCGGGATGCGGCGGACCGCCGAGCGGATGCCGCTCCCCCTCGTCGAGTGGCTGTCCCGCTCGGCGGCCGGCCGCGCCGGTCTGACCAGCACCATCTACGCCCGCCCGGGCCGCCGTTCGCCCGAGTCCGTGGTCGCCGAGACGGTCGGGCTGGCCCGCGCGCAGGGTTTCTTCGAGACCCTCCGGTCGGGCCGGGAGGTGCGGTTCACCGACGATGTGCCGGGGATTCCGGTGACGGTGGCCTGGGGCAGCAAGGACCGGCTCCTGGTGCCCCGCCAGGGGGTCCGGGCGAAGCGGATCATCCCGCGGGCCCGGCTGGTGCGGCTGCCCGGCTGCGGCCATGTGCCGATGAGCGACGATCCGGCGCTGGTCGCCCGGGTGCTGCTCGACGGCAGCCGCTGA
- a CDS encoding GntR family transcriptional regulator — MGTTQLESVPEPKYWHLRTVLSEALDSEFTVGEILPNERDLAARFGVARATLRQALEQLELEGRLQRRRGVGTTVAPPRVGVAVGTEQHAWPGAEDDVWQPTDCAPAVPPASVADALESGRDESVHIVRRSRVTHGQPVAAELLYIPQSSVPDLSGIDAPSGAARARAVLRELHRLELEGQESAVELGSARADDAKELDRLPGAPVLVVTTRYIAEGRTAALSVATYRADTCRLTFGDSGGVEIHEDPERRAS; from the coding sequence GTGGGGACCACGCAACTGGAATCGGTGCCGGAACCGAAGTACTGGCATCTGAGGACCGTGCTCAGTGAGGCACTGGACTCGGAGTTCACCGTGGGCGAGATCCTGCCCAACGAACGCGACCTGGCCGCCCGCTTCGGCGTGGCCCGCGCGACGCTCCGGCAGGCTCTCGAACAGCTCGAACTGGAAGGCCGGCTCCAGCGCCGCCGCGGTGTCGGTACGACCGTCGCCCCGCCGCGCGTGGGCGTGGCCGTCGGCACCGAGCAGCACGCCTGGCCGGGTGCCGAGGACGACGTCTGGCAACCCACGGACTGCGCACCGGCGGTGCCGCCCGCGTCCGTCGCCGACGCCCTGGAGAGCGGCCGGGACGAGTCCGTGCACATCGTGCGCCGCTCCCGTGTGACGCACGGCCAGCCCGTCGCCGCCGAACTCCTCTACATCCCGCAGTCGTCGGTGCCCGACCTCTCCGGCATCGACGCCCCCTCCGGAGCGGCACGCGCGCGTGCCGTGCTGCGCGAGCTGCACCGCCTGGAGCTGGAGGGCCAGGAGAGCGCCGTCGAGCTGGGCTCGGCCCGCGCGGACGACGCGAAGGAGCTGGACCGCCTTCCCGGGGCGCCGGTGCTCGTCGTGACCACCCGCTACATCGCCGAGGGCCGCACCGCCGCGCTCTCCGTCGCCACCTACCGCGCGGACACATGCCGGCTGACCTTCGGTGACTCCGGCGGCGTGGAGATCCACGAGGACCCGGAGCGCCGGGCATCCTGA